GGGCCGGGCCGGGCCATCCGCAGCGCGCCCCCCCTATCTGCCGCGCCCGCGCGCCCCTCCTTGCCCGCCCCGGGGCTGGGGTCCGGCCGGGCTACGCGCGCCGCGGCTCCCGCcggctctgcctcctcctcctctgcctgggGCCGCCGCGCCGCCGCCTGCTCCTGCTCGGCGCCTCCACTGCCACCCGGCTCGCTCTCTCGCACTCACTGTCTCTCCCTCAcccggtctctctctctctctctctctctctctctctctctctctctctctctctctctctcttgctctcctctctctccctcccctccctccgccctctcccctccctccggGAGCCCGCAGAGAGATATCGCCCCTCCCTGCGCCCCCAAACCTCGCCCATCCTCCCCCCCAACGCAACTCCGCCCCCTCCCCTCGCCCTCCTCCACCCTTCATCTCCACTGCCCCACCCCCAAACCCAGACTCCACCCCTGCTTATCCCCACGTATCCCCACGGGGTCCTGCTTCTCCCAGGGGAGCCCCGCTTCCACAGCGCTCCCCACCCTTTCTACACATGGTGGGGTGCTGCTTGTATTTGCAGTGTCTGTATATCCCCAAATCGGTTGCTGTGGGCTATAGATTCCTGTCCTGTAccccaaatgtgtgtgtgtgacacgtACACTCACACAACTTTTCATATAAGCCCACACACGGAAGTACCTGAGATAGCTACATGTTCCTTCCCCCAGGCTGGTCCTGTAAACCACGCATACCACAGCTGCCTACTCCTTAGGGCATGCTTGCCCAGTACACATgaccagacacacacacctagCTTCATGTTACGATGCCACGCCGGGTCACAGCATATGGACAGCACCCTGCAAGATTTACCTACATCATACTCCGATTGCATCTGCAGATCTGCCCACAAGAAGCACACGGAAGACCAGCCTTGTGTACTGTCCTGGCGAGCTCACCGCCCCCCGTCCATCACAGATGTGTGCACCTGTTCCACTGCGCACCCTGCTCCTAGCTCCTCCTCCGCAGCTATCCCGAGTACATGATAGGTGGCAGGTTCAGGGACGTCTTTCCTCCAAAGCACAGAGAGGCTAAGTAATTTGTCCCTAGTCACCCAGCTATAAAGAGGTGATGTCAAGGGTGAAGAACACAGAGGCTTTCTCCACTGGCCTGCTACGGTGTTCCAAAGAACATGCCTGAGGTCATTGATCCTCATTCATCCTGCATCGCCTCCAGTctcacacacatgggcacacaaaGCTAATTGTGTGCAGGTAGTTAGCACCGGTACATTCTCAGAGGCAAGGCAGATTCATTCAGCATCCTTCGACCCTCTTCAGCTCTGAGGTCCACTTTGCCCAGCCTGGTCCCCAGGGCCACTAGGAAACACCAGCACCCACAGAGGGCAGCTCTAGGTAGCTTCTGGGTTCCTCCTCAGCTGCAGGCTCTCTGGGGCATCCTGGGATAAGCTGGAGTTGGTACCCAGCTCAGAGAAGCCCTCATATCGATGCACCCACCCAGGTGCTGAGCAGCTGAGCCCATGGAGAACAGCTGCTGGCGCTGACTGGTGCTGACAAGAGCGCTGAGTGGCTATGGAGCACGCTACAGTTTACAAGGCCTTTCTGCACTGCATGGAGATCTCCAGCCTCCGGAGAGAGACCTCTGTGCTACAGACGAGCATCCGAGAGGCTCTGAGGTAGCCAGAAGGCTGCCCAAGGTCACACTGCCCTCCGTGCACCAGGCTTTCTCGAAAACTGGTGTGTTCCTTTccgagcccccccccccccccggggctCTCAGCAGCGAGGGCAGATGTGAGGCACCTGCGTGGAGCCAGCAGCTTTCGCCAGATGCTGCCACACCCGTGACCTCCACAGGGCTGCCATGTCTCTGagcttcttccctttctccttgcctgagcctgagcctgagcccctAGATCTCCGTCTCATCAATTGGCAGAATCTGCTGGACTAAAGCTGGAAAAGCCCTGCAGGACTCATGGGTCTGGCATGCAGTGGGCATGGCACAGCCTCCTGCTTTCCTGGCTTTGGATCCTCCCACTGCCCTCAGCACCTCCACTCAGGCAGACACCTTGAGAACTGAGGTGCAACCTTATCACAAAAGTCTGTCTTTAAGGCCTTTGACGAAGCTGTTGTTACTCTGCTAGAACAGTGGCCTTATTCAGCAGCTTAACTGAGCACCTACTAGGTGGTAGgaagccctgttttgactaggggATGCAGAAGTCCCCCCAAGTCCATGCCTTGCAAGAGACAAAGGTGACTAAACCGGTCAGATGACACCTAGAAGAAAAGAGGGCATTTCAGGAAAGCATTTCATGGCGGTCGGAGCTGGAGCTCCAGTAACAAGGAGCTGAGGGAAGGGTTCGGATGGCGGAACAGGCTAgggaggacacagaggaggaggaggagggtgagagGCGAGGGTGAGACTGCAGAAAATGGTTCTCTCCCAGGCCCCAGCCCTGCATGCTGCACTGAGGACCGAGCCCCAGGTTTGGCttctctcctgcttctgatggGAAGGTGAGGAAGCAGGGGCGTGGGGAGTAATGCGATCTGATTTATGGTTTGGAAGGATTGCTCTGGCTGCGGCAGGCAAGCAGCCCAGATTGGAGGGGCTCTGTGGAAGGAGGGGGAGCAGGGGAGGGGACTGCAGTGGTCTAGGCTGGGATGAGGCAGCTTGCAGAATGTTCTCTCTTCAGAGCCTGGGGCTTGCTCGGCACACTTCCTGGAGATACCTGCTCTGACTGTTAACCCCTTCTTCTCCCTTGATGGGGGACCCGCCACCGCTTCCCACCCCATGTCAGCCTGCTCAGGGCCTGGCCTGCAGGAGAATCTCGGAGTTACACCTTTCAAgggacacacatgcatgctgcTCACACATGTGCCCACAAGCAGGCACATACAAGGGCTGGGAGGGCCACGGATAGGCCATCtgggtgggggttgggagagCCCTGGAGCCTGGGAATGGTAGAGGAGTCCCTTCACTAGGCCATGTGGTAAGTGGTGACCACAGGATAATAACAACCTCAGCATACTCTGCAGTCTGCCCCCTCGGTAATGGccaagagagggagaagggaagagccaAAAGGCAGCATCCTATCGTGGCCTGCTTTTTTCTGAGAAGGCTCCTGGACCAAGGCTGAAGCCTGCCAGTATCAAGAATGCCCTGGAGAACTACCTCCATCTTTCTTCTGTCTATCTAAGTGCTTGTACTTGCAAAAGGGTGGCAAGAAAGGCAGAAGTCTGGAAAGTAGCAAGGGTTGGGTGTGGGGAGACCAAGGCAGGATCAGGCTTTGGAACGTTGGAGGTTTCCGGCCACAGAGGCAGAGCCTCCTGGAAGCCAAGAGGGGCGGAGAGACACACCAAGAGAAGCTGAGGAGACCAAAAGTTGGGACAGAGCAGACCAGGAGGGGAGTcagaagagaaaggcagggaAAAGGATCAAGGGGCTGGTGATCTGTGCACAGGACTGGGACAGTCTCCAGTCTGACACCCCACTTCTACCCCAGGCATTCTGACCTCTACTAGTTTGCTGCTGGAAGCCCAGCTGGATGCAGGCAGCTTGGCTCTTGGGGGCCCTAGTGGTCCCTCAGATTTTGGGTTTTGGCCATGGAGCCAGGGGTcttgggagggagtgggagggaggctggggaggtgCTCTGGAGGAGGAGCGAGAACGGGAGTCACTGATGTTGAAGGTGAGTGTTGGAGGAGCACTGTGGGCTTGCGATGAAGGTTGTAGAGATGGGCAAAGAAAAGTAACGGGGCTTAGATGGGGCAATGGGTTCAGAGAAATCGCTGAGAGGGGAGGTAGGAAGGAGACTGACATGCGTTCTCTGCAGAACCTACAGGAGGCCCTAGGGCGGCCCCCTGGAGTGGGAAATAAGGATAATCTTGCTGAAAATCCTGAAGGCAAAGGGGTCTGGGGGACCAAGGAGACccaaggggaagaagaggaagaggaaaacacCACAGCACCTTCTTCTAGACCCAGTCCTTTCCCCAGCCCTTCTCCCACACCCGAGGACGCCATCACTTACATCTGTGAGTACCCAGAAGCCAGGATGGCCTGTCTTTCAATCACTGACCCATCCGGAGGCCAGGCACATCAGAGGAGCCCCAGGCCCCGAGATGTGCCTGTCCAGAGCCCAAACCACTGAACTTCATCTATATGGTCCAGATCGCCTGGATGCATCCCCCTCTTGGGAGTTAGAGAGCCATGCCCTCCCATGTTCTGAGGGCCCCTGACTGTGGCTCCAGTTGAGCATTCTGTCCTTTCACAGTGGGCCGCTTGGCTAGCCTGGATGCAGGCCTCCACCAATTGCACGTCCGTTTGCACGGTTTGGACACCCGTGTGGTTGAGCTGACCCAGGGGCTGCGGCAACTGAGGAATGCTGCGAGAGACACCGGCGACTCCGTGCAAGCCCTGAAGGAGGCACAGGTCCGTGCTGAGCAGGAGCACGGCCGCTTGGAGGGTGAGTCTCTGCAGCACCAAGAGGgcctggatgggagagggggccTGGGGACCACGGGTGTCAGGATACCAGAAGACCCACACAGAACTGGGATGTGTTGGCACATCTGGAGCTAGATCGTGAGGTGGGTGAGACTCGGCTTCAACCTGTGCCACACCCTGAAAGCCCCACCCATTGTCTGGAACCGCCTACGCCCTAGCCACGCCCTCCAAAGGCCCTGGCTCCGCCTCATTAGACACTGCGGCTCTAACAAGGCTTCCCTGGACCCACATTTTTCCACCTACAAATGCTTTGGCCCTGCCCTTGACAGCCTGGCCAGGCCTCATTGGTCAATGAAGTTCTAACCCCTCCTACTGTCCACGCCCTCTTTGTCCTCAGTGCTTTGGCTCCTCCTGATTATAGTTTCGACCACTTAAGGGCTCTCTCCTTTTAGCCACGCCTCCAGCAGCACCGTCTTGGTCTTCCTGGGCACAGCAGTTCTAACTTTGACTCTGCCCTCTTTGAGCTCCTAACGCTGTGGCGACGCCCCCTGCAGCCCCGGCTCTGCTCTTTGGTCTCTCCGGCATCCGCGTTTTGGCCCCGCCCCCAGTGggcctgcctccacctcactGGCCATGCTTCATCTAACCCGCCTTCACCTGATCCCGCCCTCTACCCTCAGGCGCCGCTCCActgctctggctcctccctctacCTACCTGCCCCGCCCTCTCCTGACTCTGGCAACCTTGGTTCCACCTCATTGATCACCTAAAGGCCTAGCTCTGGCTCCGCCCCCTCCTGCCCACTACGTTCTGACTCCGCCTCACCCTACACACAGGCTGCCTGAAGGGCCTGCGCCTAGGCCACAAGTGCTTCCTGCTCTCGCGAGACTTCGAGACACAGGCGGCCGCACAGGCGCGGTGCAAGGCGCGGGGCGGGAGCCTAGCTCAGCCTGCGGACCGCCAGCAGATGGATGCGCTAGGCCGGTACCTACGCGCTGCCCTCGCCCCCTACAACTGGCCGGTGTGGCTGGGGGTGCACGACCGGCGCTCGGAAGGGCTCTACCTTTTCGAGAACGGCCAGCGCGTGTCCTTCTTCGCCTGGCACCGCGCATCCAGCCTGGAGTCCGGTGCTCAGCCTAGTGCGGCATCACATCCATTCAGCCCGGATCAGCCCAATGGCGGCGTCCTGGAGAACTGCGTGGCGCAGGCCTCGGACGACGGTACCTGGTGGGATCATGACTGCGAGCGGCGCCTCTACTTCGTCTGCGAGTTCCCCTTCTAGAGAGCCTGTCCCTGCCCCGGAGCTCAGGCACACATTCTGCTCCGTGCACCCTACTGTTACGGGTTTGGAGTTGCTCAGAGATTCACCATGaccatgaataaattttaagaagaGGCTTTTTATTTTAGACACTGGTACCCAGGCTGATTGGGACCAGGTCTGCACCTGAGAGCGCTCCCAAGCTGCAGCTTCTGGCCAGATCAGCCTAGAACTTGTAAAGGCGAAAAACAGGATAATGTGTAGTCTGCCTACATGTAGGCTGGAGCTTAAATTTTAACATACATGCCTTGCAGTTGTCCTAGTCCCTTTTTGAGCAGAGTAAACAAGTTTAATTACAAAAGCACAAACAGCAGTAAGTCTTATGACTAAATTTGCTAGAACAGCAAATTTTACAAGATCAGTCAATTTAAGAATAGTTTTCAATGTCTTGGAGAAGAGTGAAGTGGCCTGCTAGCGTACAGCCCGAACAAGCTAGGGCCTTGCTTACATGTTAGGctttttttgcttttggtttctCAAGCACGATCAGTCTAAGCTTTTAAATGTAAGGTTAACCGTCATACCCACAATGTGCACTCAGCATCCTGTAACCAACATGGTGCACCCTGAGCCCAGCTCCATGCACTCTGCACACAGTGCACCCTGCATCTTGACCCGAAAGTCCAGCCAATGCCGACTGCCCCCCCCGCCGCCTTTCCCACCCAGGCCATGCAACTTCTCTATATCCCTACCTGTCCTTAAAACGCCAAGCTCCCAGCTAGGCCCAGTGCCAATAAATCCTTCTTTAATATAGTGTGAGGGTTGTGGAGCTACCTGGCCTTTATCTTGCCTGTGGCAAGTCAGGAAGTCCCAGACCCTGACTTTGGgacttgtttttgtctttttaaaatacagCATGTCAGAGAGCACATGGGAGTAGGAACAGGTGTTTGTGcacccctgtgcacagatgtcTGGAGTATTCACCCACCTCTGTAGGTGCCAGCGTCCCTAGCGCGCTTCCTCACGGGGCCTTTAGGACCTGAGTGCTGTCATTGTCTCAGACACTGGCCTTGGTCCTGAGCAGAGAGACGGAGGAAACATGAAGGTGTTTCCTGACATttaatcttgttttatgttgaccAGTGTCTCAGACCTGTTTTCCCAGGGGCACCACTTCATCAAGCCCATTCCGTAGAGGAGAGACACCCACCACCTCCAGAGTATGTGAGGCCAGACACAACGCAAGGGCTTTGCTCACAGAACACTCAGGTTCCCTTAGCCTAGAAAGAAGCCAACTCAGCCTTTCCCCGCTCTGGCCCGGGTCTCCTAGTCAGACTGGTGGGCCGTCTCTCCTGTTTGGCATGTCTCTGGGTGGCCAGGTGAGGCCTTGCACACTACCGCTGGAAACGTGGAAGTAGCTGAACGTGTGCCACCAGCCACCCCTGCCCGTTACCACCCTTTACCATTTTCACGCCTTTATTTTCTGATCAACAGTACA
This is a stretch of genomic DNA from Meriones unguiculatus strain TT.TT164.6M chromosome 1, Bangor_MerUng_6.1, whole genome shotgun sequence. It encodes these proteins:
- the Clec11a gene encoding C-type lectin domain family 11 member A isoform X2 → MVLSQAPALHAALRTEPQNLQEALGRPPGVGNKDNLAENPEGKGVWGTKETQGEEEEEENTTAPSSRPSPFPSPSPTPEDAITYILGRLASLDAGLHQLHVRLHGLDTRVVELTQGLRQLRNAARDTGDSVQALKEAQVRAEQEHGRLEGCLKGLRLGHKCFLLSRDFETQAAAQARCKARGGSLAQPADRQQMDALGRYLRAALAPYNWPVWLGVHDRRSEGLYLFENGQRVSFFAWHRASSLESGAQPSAASHPFSPDQPNGGVLENCVAQASDDGTWWDHDCERRLYFVCEFPF
- the Clec11a gene encoding C-type lectin domain family 11 member A isoform X1, whose amino-acid sequence is MQAAWLLGALVVPQILGFGHGARGLGREWEGGWGGALEEERERESLMLKNLQEALGRPPGVGNKDNLAENPEGKGVWGTKETQGEEEEEENTTAPSSRPSPFPSPSPTPEDAITYILGRLASLDAGLHQLHVRLHGLDTRVVELTQGLRQLRNAARDTGDSVQALKEAQVRAEQEHGRLEGCLKGLRLGHKCFLLSRDFETQAAAQARCKARGGSLAQPADRQQMDALGRYLRAALAPYNWPVWLGVHDRRSEGLYLFENGQRVSFFAWHRASSLESGAQPSAASHPFSPDQPNGGVLENCVAQASDDGTWWDHDCERRLYFVCEFPF